A single window of Plasmodium reichenowi strain SY57 chromosome 12, whole genome shotgun sequence DNA harbors:
- a CDS encoding hypothetical protein (conserved Plasmodium protein, unknown function) has product MNIINYLYQKSKNIYNRNINLYNYNNIENENLISNFVDVTNNSNLCYSKESSSQSSLFMNKNDHIYRNKKNKKKKKIIKKDQSIIENDSMSNNSSTNYYGDFYNNNNNNMNNYKDVIKKKKYYKGDETFVCYNINKKEKNKMNINENKKLKGKYYYNDNINMNINKYDIKSKYDDKNQCNNNIKNNLNFTKSSSNNNKIIDNDLIKKNVYEFNIDNIGFDSKVYKNRCDGVCVLNDNIYIFDKIKKCIYLYTPYNNVWYIFLNIYEEMSLRKNTLLSLSSSDIKNDINVNINKSYYKYHNNISFINYTDMVYLNNSLFIISSNAHFMNICKINVYNMNTLFSTIVVDTFNDEINNFQSFFNLIKRKSNVKCDKKTVNNKKNTKKEYKEWDIFDDKYIYKCDDDNHSDNHSGDHSNIHSDGPYSIHHNNNNNNKKKKYKYKNNNLDTYTSNCFPFDNHKNISNDSLYDDYKNIQNDLSCDNHVVLNNFYNQIECNNSKVSRDLQECIKDIHQNENIGGNQFYFNSKNEYYNNYVEYVNGMSEIYEFLQNEKNNFLKKKKRIIKARDYFSICSVNEDCYSLIYLFGGKGNTIKNNDEYVDVIYNDLYLYDFYNNKWIELYPYSEKEKNKNINFEQINENSLVDDIHIKKRNDNFLLDIEKNVNNTCNEKKSYSDDICDDIFDEQKNYDNFSLFSCNNTVSKNLEQNNDPSNVHNKSLGKNTFEQIATTIGTIGTISSTNLGNDIFENLGEGTEVRESFDNVICSSSTTNRKNRKHKKDINYKMSQNIVSLLNNSVNTKDDNNNNNNNNNNNDNNDNIINRNNINDYPSDDVCNLISDSSDILYFKHINNDNCEKNGVNMYPDDTYNMNHNKINILTNEKTNIYHERNDFLCFNCLNNRKCTYICDIIKNDIKIKRVQWLGKRAGHSCVYYKSNLYFFGGIDFYSFNSNKINLNFCNNLFIYNIETNKCFEIIGKGEIPEKRYRHSCVLINDYMFIIGGECKNSSLPKYDIYFYDFSNSVWTEIVINSKIGSNSLYKTVWLENFGSIYFFGSSIIRLTKKDFQYLPYNKNKKKQEKIHTNKKDYSAKNYFLSKSTFVNKTNLFQ; this is encoded by the coding sequence atgaatataataaattactTATACCAGAAAAGcaagaatatatataatagaaatataaatttatataattataataatatagaaaatgaaaatcTCATAAGTAATTTTGTGGACGTAACAAATAACAGTAACCTTTGTTACTCCAAGGAATCATCTTCACAAAGTTCCTtatttatgaataaaaatgatcacatatataggaataaaaagaataaaaaaaagaaaaaaataataaagaaggATCAAAGCATTATTGAAAATGACAGTATGAgtaataatagtagtaCTAATTACTATGGtgatttttataataataataataataatatgaataattataaggatgtgataaaaaaaaaaaaatattataaaggAGATGAGACATTTGtatgttataatataaataaaaaagaaaaaaataaaatgaatattaatgagaataaaaaattgaaaggaaaatattattataatgataatataaatatgaatataaataaatatgatataaaatcaaaatatgACGATAAAAATcaatgtaataataatataaagaataatttGAATTTTACTAAAAGTTctagtaataataataagattATTGATAATGATttgataaagaaaaatgtatacgaatttaatattgataatattGGATTCGATTCAAAagtttataaaaatagatGTGATGGTGTATGCgtattaaatgataatatatatatttttgataaaataaaaaaatgtatatatttgtatacaccatataataatgtatggtatatctttttaaatatatatgaagaaatGTCTCTAAGAAAGAATACACTTTTGTCTTTATCTAGTAGtgatattaaaaatgatattaatgtaaatataaataaatcatattataaatatcataataatatttcatttattaattatacCGACATGGTCTACTTAAAcaattctttatttattataagtAGTAATGCAcattttatgaatatttgtaaaattaatgtatataatatgaatacaCTTTTTTCAACTATAGTTGTAGATACATTTAatgatgaaataaataatttccaatccttttttaatttaattaaaagGAAGAGTAATGTCAAATGTGATAAGAAAACAgtaaataacaaaaaaaatacgAAAAAGGAATACAAAGAATGGGATATATTtgatgataaatatatatataaatgtgatgatgataatcATAGTGATAATCATAGTGGTGATCATTCCAATATTCATTCTGATGGTCCTTATTCTAttcatcataataataataataataataagaaaaagaagTATAAGTACAAAAATAACAACCTTGATACATATACAAGTAATTGTTTTCCTTTTgataatcataaaaatatatcaaacGATAGTTTATATGACGATTATAAGAACATACAAAATGATTTATCTTGTGATAACCATGTTGtgttaaataatttttataaccAAATTGAGTGCAACAATAGTAAGGTATCAAGGGATTTACAAGAATGtataaaagatatacaTCAAAACGAAAACATAGGGGGTAAccaattttattttaatagtaaaaatgaatattataataattatgtagAATATGTCAATGGTATGTCCGAAATTTATGAGtttttacaaaatgaaaaaaataattttttgaaaaaaaagaaacgAATTATAAAAGCTAGAGattatttttcaatttGTAGTGTTAATGAAGATTGTTATTCATTAATTTACTTATTTGGAGGTAAAGGGAATACAATTAAAAACAACGACGAATATGTAGatgttatttataatgatttatatttatatgatttttataataacaaatgGATAGAATTATATCCATACAGCGAAAAGgagaaaaacaaaaatattaattttgaacaaattaatgaaaatagTCTAGTTGATGATATACATAtcaaaaaaagaaatgataatttcttattagatatagaaaaaaatgtaaataatacatgtaatgaaaaaaaatcatattCTGATGATATATGTGATGACATTTTTGATGAACAAAAGAATTATGATAACTTTTCATTATTCTCGTGTAATAATACTGTGTCCAAGAATCttgaacaaaataatgatCCTTCAAATGTGCATAATAAATCTTTaggaaaaaatacattTGAGCAAATTGCAACAACTATAGGTACTATTGGAACAATTAGTAGCACAAATTTGGGGAATgatatttttgaaaatcTAGGTGAAGGGACAGAAGTTAGAGAATCTTTTGATAATGTAATTTGTTCTTCTTCTACAACAAATAGGAAAAATAGGAAACATAAAAAGGatattaattataagaTGAGTCAAAATATTGTTAGTTTGTTGAATAATTCTGTTAATACtaaagatgataataataataataataataataataataataatgataataatgataatattattaatagaaataatattaatgattaTCCTAGTGATGATGTGTGTAATCTCATTTCTGACTCGTCAGATatcttatattttaaacatataaataatgacaATTGTGAGAAAAATGGTGTGAATATGTATCCAGatgatacatataatatgaatcataataaaattaatattttaacaaatgaaaaaacaaatatatatcatgaAAGGAATGATTTTCTTTGCTTTAATTGTTTAAATAATAGAAAGTGCACATATATTTgtgatataataaaaaatgatataaaaataaaacgTGTACAATGGTTAGGTAAAAGAGCTGGTCATTCGTgtgtatattataaaagcaatttatatttttttggGGGTATAGATTTTTATAGCTTTAACAGTAATAAAATCaatttaaatttttgtaataatttatttatatataatatagaaaCGAATAAATGTTTTGAAATTATTGGAAAAGGAGAAATACCTGAAAAGAGATATAGACATAGTTGTGTTTTAATTAATgattatatgtttataatagGTGGCGAATGTAAAAATTCTTCCTTACcaaaatatgatatttatttttatgatttttCAAATTCAGTATGGACCGAAATTGTTATAAATTCGAAAATTGGTTCAAACTCCTTATATAAAACCGTATGGTTAGAAAATTTTGGAtccatttatttttttggaTCATCTATAATAAGGTTAACTAAAAAGGATTTCCAGTATTTaccatataataaaaataagaaaaaacaagaaaaaattcATACGAATAAAAAGGATTATAGTGctaaaaattattttttaagtaAATCAACATTTGTTAATAAAACGAATCTGTTccaataa
- a CDS encoding hypothetical protein (conserved Plasmodium protein, unknown function), producing MFLKYRCIILFLCIFRNNILVHSIKMNKIHIQWNDKMINSYNKTLLLNSLRKTKNNIFYATYIKTPFLHINQRKINYLKKDNHSIYSKYYNNEPVYNTYNPILNYDILDIIKVYGRLAEHTKYESLNINININEQDVQVKENNNLFTKMFSFLKRKSTNNYNKVYWFHHFLKCGKMNFNDFRNSLFKLKFKWPKDSIFPTYNIFLFEKGLNKNMDSPTIRKKVENYMQYQEINDNLLKSCFYCFSDGKEYITVYDILRTFNNWKKINKHKNNDKPKGLFSFFKKEHNEEDESVDWFTFKKKIDLSTIQMYESKK from the coding sequence ATGTTTCTGAAATATCGATGTATTATTCTCTTTTTGTGTATATTCAGGAACAATATATTAGTACACTcaataaaaatgaacaaaatacatatacaaTGGAATGATAAAATGATTAATAGTTATAACaaaacattattattgaaTTCCTTAAGGAAgacaaaaaataatatattttatgctacatatattaaaacaccttttttacatattaatCAAAGAAAAATcaattatttaaaaaaagataatcATAGTAtttattcaaaatattataataacgAACCAGTATATAATACCTACAACCctatattaaattatgatattttAGATATAATTAAAGTGTATGGAAGATTAGCTGAGCATACCAAATATGAATCTCtgaatattaatataaacataaatgaACAAGATGTACAAGTTAAAGAAAACAATAACttatttacaaaaatgttttcctttttaaaaaggaaaagtacaaataattataataaagtTTATTGGTTTCATCATTTTCTAAAATGTGGAAAAATGAACTTTAATGACTTCAGAAActcattatttaaattaaaattcAAATGGCCAAAGGATTCTATCTTTCCAacttataatatttttttatttgaaaaaggattgaataaaaatatggaCTCACCAACaattagaaaaaaagtGGAAAATTATATGCAGTATCAAGAAATAAATGACAATCTTTTGAAAAGCTGCTTCTACTGTTTCTCGGATGgtaaagaatatataacggtgtatgatattttaagaacatttaataattggaagaaaattaataaacataaaaataatgacaaACCTAAAGGACTCTTTTCCttctttaaaaaagaacatAACGAAGAAGACGAATCAGTTGATTGGTTTACAttcaaaaagaaaattgATCTCAGTACAATTCAAATGTACGaatcaaaaaaatga